One window of Ralstonia pickettii DTP0602 genomic DNA carries:
- a CDS encoding elongation factor P (K02356: efp; elongation factor P): MKIAQELRVGNVFMIGGDPMVVQKAEYNKSGRNAAVVKMKYKNLLTDAPGESVFKADDKFEVVVLERRECTYSYFADPMYVFMDTDYNQYEVEQDSMGDSLNYLEDGMTVEVVFYNDKAISVEMPTTLVREIVYTEPAVKGDTSSGKVLKGAKINTGFELQVPLFCNIGDKIEIDTRTGEYRSRAN, encoded by the coding sequence ATGAAAATCGCACAGGAACTCCGCGTCGGTAACGTGTTCATGATCGGCGGCGATCCGATGGTCGTGCAGAAGGCCGAGTACAACAAGTCGGGCCGCAACGCAGCCGTGGTCAAGATGAAGTACAAGAACCTGCTGACCGACGCACCCGGCGAGTCGGTGTTCAAGGCCGACGACAAGTTCGAGGTCGTGGTGCTGGAGCGCCGCGAATGCACCTACTCGTACTTCGCTGACCCGATGTACGTGTTCATGGACACCGACTACAACCAGTACGAAGTCGAGCAGGACAGCATGGGCGACTCGCTGAACTACCTCGAAGACGGCATGACCGTGGAAGTGGTGTTCTACAACGACAAGGCCATCTCGGTCGAAATGCCGACCACGCTGGTCCGTGAAATCGTCTACACCGAGCCGGCCGTCAAGGGCGATACCTCGTCGGGCAAGGTGCTCAAGGGCGCCAAGATCAACACCGGTTTCGAACTGCAGGTGCCGCTGTTCTGCAACATCGGCGACAAGATCGAAATCGACACCCGCACCGGCGAATACCGCAGCCGCGCCAACTAA
- a CDS encoding amidase (catalyzes the hydrolysis of a monocarboxylic acid amid to form a monocarboxylate and ammonia), with translation MNDTIASSSQTSEPEVQRFASLGLAAAADAIRGGEMTSEAYATALLRQARSHADLNAFITIDGDAVLEAAKNADKARSAGAEGPLLGVPIGVKDSYLTRGLPTSIGLDRLAHFIPTEDADAVRAIKDAGALVFGKNNLVEMSYGLTGHNERYGQVKNPRAHDRVTGGSSSGSAASVAAGIVPASLGGDTVGSIRVPASLCGVVGFKPTTGRWPRNGVAPISHTLDTTGVFARSVEDCILLDQVVTGEQAAEPVEWDFNLKGARLAFAPRQFLGLVDSEVEDRFREVVRRLQDAGAEVFEIDLGEDFNALIQTTTWGIFAHETQGAVSEFLRLHNIPTTFEAIHEGLKPQLRQAWEHIVLPAGAGATSVEAYQTALNVSRPEIQRRLNQAFVTRGALAILQPTTPCMAPSIEEQEEFHIAGQEVSYLALANHTLSASSVGLPGISLPAGMSRAGLPIGLELDAPLASDRALLKLARRIEAVLGTQPPTL, from the coding sequence ATGAACGACACGATCGCCAGCTCTAGCCAAACGTCTGAGCCAGAAGTGCAGAGGTTCGCTTCACTCGGGCTCGCCGCGGCCGCCGACGCGATCCGCGGCGGTGAGATGACATCAGAGGCGTACGCCACGGCATTGCTGCGGCAGGCTCGGTCGCACGCTGACCTTAACGCTTTCATCACCATCGACGGAGACGCCGTGCTTGAGGCTGCGAAGAACGCAGACAAGGCGCGGTCGGCCGGGGCGGAGGGCCCCCTACTGGGTGTGCCGATCGGGGTGAAGGACAGCTACCTGACGAGGGGGCTGCCCACGAGCATCGGCCTCGATCGTCTGGCGCACTTCATTCCGACGGAAGACGCCGATGCGGTCCGGGCGATCAAGGATGCAGGTGCCCTCGTCTTCGGCAAGAACAATCTGGTGGAGATGTCCTATGGGCTGACCGGGCACAACGAGCGCTATGGCCAGGTGAAGAACCCGCGCGCCCACGATCGCGTCACGGGAGGGTCATCAAGCGGTTCTGCCGCATCCGTGGCCGCCGGGATAGTGCCCGCCTCCTTGGGTGGCGATACAGTCGGATCGATCCGTGTGCCCGCGTCGCTCTGTGGTGTCGTCGGGTTCAAGCCGACCACAGGACGCTGGCCGCGTAACGGCGTCGCACCGATCTCCCACACTCTCGATACGACGGGTGTATTCGCGCGTAGTGTTGAGGATTGCATACTGCTGGACCAGGTCGTCACCGGGGAGCAGGCTGCGGAGCCCGTCGAGTGGGATTTCAACCTTAAGGGAGCCCGACTGGCCTTCGCGCCGCGGCAGTTTCTGGGCTTGGTGGACTCGGAAGTCGAGGATCGTTTCCGTGAGGTAGTTCGGCGGTTGCAGGACGCCGGCGCCGAGGTCTTTGAGATCGACCTCGGGGAAGATTTCAACGCCCTCATCCAGACAACTACGTGGGGCATTTTCGCCCATGAGACCCAGGGCGCGGTCTCGGAATTCCTCCGTCTACACAATATTCCGACCACGTTCGAGGCGATCCACGAAGGCCTCAAGCCCCAGCTTCGCCAAGCGTGGGAGCACATCGTACTGCCGGCCGGTGCAGGTGCTACCTCAGTGGAGGCCTATCAGACTGCGCTCAACGTAAGCCGTCCGGAAATCCAGCGCCGCCTGAACCAGGCATTCGTCACGCGAGGGGCGCTTGCCATTCTGCAGCCGACGACGCCCTGCATGGCGCCTTCGATCGAGGAGCAGGAAGAGTTCCACATCGCGGGCCAGGAAGTCAGCTACCTCGCTTTGGCGAACCACACTTTGTCAGCGAGCAGCGTGGGTCTGCCGGGTATCAGTCTCCCTGCGGGCATGTCTCGCGCGGGCCTTCCGATCGGTCTTGAGCTGGACGCCCCGCTGGCGAGCGACCGGGCGCTTCTGAAGCTTGCCCGCCGGATCGAGGCAGTCTTAGGCACCCAGCCGCCGACGCTCTGA
- a CDS encoding TetR family transcriptional regulator, which yields MRFEKGHKATTRQHILEVASKCFRREGVSAAGISGIMGAAGLTNGAFYPHFGSKEELVREAVGGALAERQLDLEQKLQTGADLEGVIRSYLSQAHREDLACGCPSAALLPEIARHSVSIRQTYEDGLQSFVATLAALLPDADSTAAGRRATAIFALMVGTLQFARAVPDVARAEQILEGGVEAALLLARESPV from the coding sequence ATGCGTTTCGAAAAAGGTCACAAAGCCACGACTCGGCAGCATATCCTCGAGGTCGCCTCGAAATGCTTCCGCCGAGAGGGAGTCTCGGCTGCGGGCATCAGCGGGATCATGGGAGCGGCCGGCCTGACCAATGGCGCATTCTATCCCCACTTCGGGTCCAAGGAGGAGCTTGTTCGCGAGGCGGTCGGGGGCGCGCTCGCAGAGCGGCAACTGGACCTCGAACAGAAACTCCAGACGGGCGCTGACCTTGAGGGAGTGATTCGAAGCTACCTCAGTCAAGCGCATCGCGAGGACCTGGCATGCGGATGTCCTTCGGCGGCTTTGCTTCCGGAAATCGCTAGGCACTCGGTGTCAATACGGCAAACCTATGAGGATGGGTTGCAAAGCTTCGTTGCGACGTTGGCCGCATTGCTCCCAGATGCGGATTCCACAGCAGCGGGTCGTCGGGCAACAGCCATCTTCGCTCTCATGGTGGGAACCCTCCAGTTCGCGCGCGCCGTGCCAGACGTTGCACGCGCGGAGCAAATCCTGGAAGGCGGCGTCGAGGCAGCGCTCCTCCTTGCCCGAGAGTCGCCCGTATGA
- a CDS encoding hypothetical protein (K07950: ARL5B; ADP-ribosylation factor-like protein 5B), which yields MADLGRDFSRGVLPGAALRQSPRSHFHSGMRAACLGAFAQRIKERSVDALFVRISKEMTIDQKRVLVAKARQEFEERAAAYPELTESQIKLLLLRERCEAAATIGKVTDRWVFHPLPTMAEPEKASCLLTDFGDYDPDHLAWLHNKVSLLAVDSWFNRIRRRSAMLERPISSSANRGRVWNGYSAYRPGQIGKLLTILRACHNYIWLADGVKDTPAMRLGLAKAVIDYKDIIYFS from the coding sequence ATGGCGGATCTCGGTCGAGACTTTTCGCGCGGCGTGTTGCCCGGAGCCGCTCTGCGGCAATCACCGCGTTCCCACTTCCACTCTGGAATGCGCGCGGCTTGCTTGGGGGCGTTTGCGCAACGGATTAAGGAGCGCAGCGTCGACGCGCTGTTCGTACGCATCTCGAAGGAGATGACCATCGACCAGAAGCGTGTCCTCGTGGCAAAAGCCCGGCAAGAGTTCGAGGAGCGCGCAGCAGCGTATCCAGAGCTGACGGAAAGCCAGATCAAGTTGCTATTGCTGCGCGAGCGCTGCGAAGCCGCTGCGACAATCGGCAAGGTTACGGATCGCTGGGTCTTCCACCCACTGCCTACGATGGCTGAGCCAGAGAAGGCGAGTTGCCTCCTCACGGATTTTGGCGACTATGACCCTGACCATCTGGCCTGGCTGCACAACAAAGTGAGCCTGCTTGCAGTGGACTCCTGGTTCAATCGCATCCGCCGCCGCTCGGCAATGCTGGAGCGGCCAATATCCTCGTCGGCAAACCGCGGGAGGGTGTGGAATGGCTATTCGGCGTACAGGCCTGGGCAGATCGGTAAGCTCCTGACAATCTTGCGCGCCTGTCATAACTACATTTGGCTTGCAGATGGAGTAAAGGACACCCCAGCCATGCGGCTGGGCTTGGCCAAGGCTGTGATCGACTACAAGGACATCATCTATTTCTCATAG
- a CDS encoding beta-hexosaminidase (K01207: E3.2.1.52, nagZ; beta-N-acetylhexosaminidase [EC:3.2.1.52]) has translation MPKKNTGKRPGPVVLDVVGKQLDAQDARRLAHPLTGGVILFARNFESRAQLQALTRSIRAVRDDVLICIDHEGGRVQRCKTDGFTHLPAMHRLGELWGRDVLAATKAAVACGYVLAAELRACDVDFSFTPVLDLDYGRSAVIGDRAFHADPRVVSMLAGHLNHGLLLAGMSNCGKHFPGHGYVEADSHVAIPVDERSLDEIIEQDARPYEWLGLSLSSVMPAHVIYPKVDPNPAGFSRYWLQDVLRAQLGFEGVIFSDDLSMEGASVAGNVTEAARAALTAGCDMVLICNHPDRADQLLTELDAGIDKTSQRRIRKLFPRRKPMDWNKLQQEGEYRAALRTLKEHALIA, from the coding sequence ATGCCCAAGAAGAATACCGGCAAGCGGCCGGGCCCGGTGGTCCTCGACGTCGTCGGCAAGCAGCTCGACGCGCAAGACGCGCGCCGCCTCGCGCATCCGCTGACCGGCGGCGTGATCCTGTTCGCCCGCAATTTCGAGTCGCGCGCGCAGCTGCAGGCGCTGACGCGCTCGATCCGCGCGGTGCGCGACGACGTGCTGATCTGCATTGACCATGAAGGCGGGCGCGTGCAGCGCTGCAAGACCGACGGCTTCACCCACCTGCCGGCGATGCATCGCCTGGGCGAGCTGTGGGGCCGCGACGTGCTGGCCGCGACCAAGGCGGCGGTGGCCTGCGGCTACGTGCTGGCCGCTGAGTTGCGCGCCTGCGATGTCGATTTCAGCTTCACCCCGGTGCTGGACCTGGACTATGGCCGCAGCGCCGTGATCGGCGACCGCGCCTTCCACGCCGACCCGCGCGTGGTGAGCATGCTGGCCGGCCACCTGAACCACGGCCTGTTGCTCGCGGGCATGAGCAACTGCGGCAAGCACTTCCCCGGCCACGGCTATGTCGAGGCCGATTCGCACGTGGCGATCCCGGTCGACGAGCGCTCGCTGGACGAGATCATCGAGCAGGATGCACGCCCGTATGAATGGCTGGGCCTGTCGCTGTCGTCGGTGATGCCGGCGCACGTGATCTACCCCAAGGTCGATCCCAACCCGGCCGGCTTCTCGCGCTACTGGCTGCAGGACGTGCTGCGCGCGCAGTTGGGCTTCGAGGGTGTGATCTTTAGCGACGACCTGAGCATGGAAGGCGCGAGCGTCGCCGGCAACGTCACCGAGGCCGCGCGCGCGGCGCTGACCGCTGGTTGCGACATGGTGCTGATCTGCAACCATCCGGACCGTGCCGACCAGCTGCTGACCGAGCTGGATGCCGGCATCGACAAGACCTCGCAGCGCCGCATCCGCAAACTGTTCCCGCGCCGCAAGCCGATGGACTGGAACAAGCTGCAGCAGGAAGGGGAGTACCGTGCCGCGCTGCGCACGCTGAAGGAGCACGCGCTGATCGCCTGA